One Gloeocapsa sp. DLM2.Bin57 DNA window includes the following coding sequences:
- the scpB gene encoding SMC-Scp complex subunit ScpB has product MSGESLQLATTIEAILYLKGQPLSLSEIATGARCTRQQAQQAILELMAIYAHRPSALEIVETPAGYSLQLRSDYQELVHHLIPAELKIGTLRTLAAIALYHPMLQTDLIDLRGSTAYQQVQELVELGLIRKKRQEQGRSYWLEVTEKFYQYFEVEQLSQILQPNCPE; this is encoded by the coding sequence ATGTCGGGAGAATCTCTACAATTAGCTACTACAATAGAAGCGATACTTTATCTCAAAGGACAACCCCTAAGTCTATCAGAAATAGCTACTGGTGCTAGGTGTACTCGTCAACAAGCTCAACAAGCTATATTAGAGTTAATGGCAATCTATGCTCATCGTCCTAGTGCTTTAGAAATAGTAGAAACTCCAGCAGGTTATAGTTTACAATTGCGCTCAGATTATCAAGAATTGGTTCACCATCTTATACCTGCCGAATTAAAAATAGGTACTCTACGTACTTTGGCAGCGATCGCCCTTTATCACCCTATGCTGCAAACAGATTTAATCGATTTAAGAGGAAGTACTGCTTATCAACAGGTACAGGAATTGGTAGAATTGGGCTTAATTAGGAAAAAACGTCAAGAACAAGGTAGATCTTATTGGTTAGAAGTTACCGAAAAGTTTTATCAATACTTTGAGGTAGAACAACTTTCTCAAATTCTTCAACCAAATTGTCCCGAATAA